GCCAGCAAGCGGCCACGTGGCCGGGGGCCAGCTCCCGCAGCGGCGGCACCTGGTGGAAGCAGCGTTCTTCCGCCAGCGGGCACCGGCTGGCGAAGGGGCAGCCGGCGGGAAGCCGCCGCGGGTCGGGGGGATCGCCCGGGATGGGGTCGGGGGGTCGCGCCTCGGCTGCGAAGGGATCGGGCACCGCTGCCAGCAGCGCCCGCGTGTAGGGGTGGGCCGGCCGGGCGAAGAGCCGGTCGACGGGCGCGGCCTCGGCGATGCGGCCCCCGTACATCACGTACACCCGGTCGGCCAGTTCCGCCACCACCCCCAGGTTGTGGGTGATCAGCAGCAGGGAGGCGCCCGTCTGGCGGCGCAGGTCGTCGAGGAGCGCCAGGATCTGGGCCTGGATGGTCACGTCCAGGGCGGTGGTGGGCTCGTCGGCGATGACCAGCCGCGGCGGGGTGGCCAGGGCCATGGCGATCAGCACCCGCTGGCGCATGCCGCCCGACAGCTCGTGGGGATACTGGCGCAGCCGGTCGGCCGGCCGCGGCAGGCCGGCCAGCGCCAGCAGTTCCTCCGCCCGCGCCATCGCCCTGGCCCGGGGCATCCGGCGGTGGGCGGTGATGGCCTCCACCAGCTGGTCGCCCACGGTGAAGAGGGGGTCGAGGGAGGTCATGGGATCCTGAAAGACCAGCCCCACCTCCCGGCCACGGACGGCCCGCCAGGCGGCCGGGCTCAGGTCGAGGAGGTCGCGGCCCCCCAGCCGGATCCGGCCGCCCACCACCCGGCCCGGGGGCGGCACCAGCCCCGTAATGGCCCGGGCGGTCACCGACTTGCCCGACCCGGACTCGCCCACCAGGGCGACCACCTCGCCCTGGCCCACGTTGAGGCTCACCCCCCGCACCGCGGGAACCGGCCCCTCGTCGGTGAAGAAGGTCACCTCCAGGTTCTCCACTTCCAGCAGGGGCTCAGCGCCCGGCGCCGTGCTGCCGGCCGGATCTTCCGGGCGCAACGGCTTCACCCCCGCCATGGCCCGGCCGCCGCCCGCCGGCTTCGTCCCCGGTGCCGGCCCGGCGCCGGCCCTGACCTCACCCGTCCCGCCCACATCGCTGCCTCCTCGAGTGCAAGATCGCCATGTCGTCCTGGTCTAGCGCAGCCGCGGGTCCAGGGCATCGCGCAACCCGTCGCCCAGAAAGTTGAAGGCCAGCATGGTGACGCAAATGAAGGTGGCGGGGAAGAACAGGGCCCAGGGTGCCGCCCGCAGGGCGCGGTTGCCCTCGGCCGCCAGCACGCCCCACGAGGCGAAGGGGGCCTGCACCCCCAGCCCCAGGTAGCTCAGAAAGGCCTCGCTGAAAATGGCCTCGGGCACCAGCAGCGTCATGGTGACCAGGATCGGTCCGATGGCGTTGGGCACCAGATGGCGCCACACCACCCGCCACGGCGGCACGCCCATCACGCGGGCGGCCAGGACGAACTCCCGCTGCTTGAGACTCAGGACCTCCCCGCGCACGATGCGGGCCATGCCCGTCCAGTACACCGCGCCCAGGGCGATGAACACGTTGTCCAGCCCCGGGCCCATGACCACCACCAGCAGGACCACGTACAGGATGAAGGGCAGGCCGTAGATCACGTCGATGATCCGCATCATCACGTTGTCGACCAGGCCGCCGTAGAACCCGGCGATGGCACCGTAGGTGACGCCGATGGTCAGGCCGATCAGGCTCGCCATGATGCCTACCGCCAGGGACACCCGCGCCCCCCAGAGCACCCGGGTCAGGATGTCGCGCCCCAGATGGTCCGTGCCGAACCAGTGGGCGGCGCTGGGCGGCTGGTTGGCCTCGGCCAGCACCTGCTCCTCGTAGCCGTAGGGGGACAGCATGGGCCCCACGACGGCCGCCACCACCATGAGGGCCACCACCACCAGGCCCGCCATGGCCAGCGGGTTCTTCCGCAACCGCCGCCAGGCCTCTTGCCAGTATCCTGGCGCCGGGGCCGCCAGCGTCTCCGCGGGTAGACCGTGCCCACCGCCGCCTCCCGGGAACGCGGGGGCCAGGGAACCGGCGTTTCCACCGGGCAGGGGATGGATCGAGGGGGTCGCCATGGCGTCATCCTCCCGTAACGGCGCCACCTACAGCCGGATACGCGGGTCGACGAGCCGGTACGCCACGTCGACCAGCACGTTGGCCACCACCAGCAGCGCGCTGTAGAACATGGTCACGCCCATGATGACGGAGTAGTCGCGGTTCGTGACGCTCTGCACGAAATACTTGCCGAGCCCGGGGATGGCGAAGATGTTCTCGACCACGAAGCTTCCCGTCAGGACGCCGGCGGCCAGCGGGCCCAGGTAGGTGATGACGGGCAGCACGGCACTGCGCAGGGCGTGGACGAAGATCACCCGCCGGGGGCTGAGCCCCTTGGCGTGGCAGACCGTGATGAAATCCTGGCGCAGGACCTCCAGCATGTTGGACCGCACCAGCCGGGCGATGACCGCCGTGGGCAGGGCCGCCAGGGCCAGGGTGGGCATCACCGCCTGGGCGGGCTTGCCCCAGAGGCCGGCCGGCAGCCAGCGCAGATGGTAGGCGAAGACGTAGATCAAGAGGCCGCTCAGGATGAAGTTG
This is a stretch of genomic DNA from Thermaerobacter sp. PB12/4term. It encodes these proteins:
- a CDS encoding ABC transporter permease; its protein translation is MATPSIHPLPGGNAGSLAPAFPGGGGGHGLPAETLAAPAPGYWQEAWRRLRKNPLAMAGLVVVALMVVAAVVGPMLSPYGYEEQVLAEANQPPSAAHWFGTDHLGRDILTRVLWGARVSLAVGIMASLIGLTIGVTYGAIAGFYGGLVDNVMMRIIDVIYGLPFILYVVLLVVVMGPGLDNVFIALGAVYWTGMARIVRGEVLSLKQREFVLAARVMGVPPWRVVWRHLVPNAIGPILVTMTLLVPEAIFSEAFLSYLGLGVQAPFASWGVLAAEGNRALRAAPWALFFPATFICVTMLAFNFLGDGLRDALDPRLR
- a CDS encoding ABC transporter permease, with protein sequence MKYAGQRLVVTLITLWAIASLTFFMMRAVPGGPFAAEKELPPAVLANLEARYHLDWPLWRQYLDYLYRTAVWDLGPSFTYPNRTVNDIVADGFRVSAALGALAIGVALVAGIGVGVAAAVYHTRWPDRVAMFAATLGISIPNFILSGLLIYVFAYHLRWLPAGLWGKPAQAVMPTLALAALPTAVIARLVRSNMLEVLRQDFITVCHAKGLSPRRVIFVHALRSAVLPVITYLGPLAAGVLTGSFVVENIFAIPGLGKYFVQSVTNRDYSVIMGVTMFYSALLVVANVLVDVAYRLVDPRIRL